From a single Budorcas taxicolor isolate Tak-1 chromosome X, Takin1.1, whole genome shotgun sequence genomic region:
- the LOC128069361 gene encoding LOW QUALITY PROTEIN: melanoma-associated antigen 10-like (The sequence of the model RefSeq protein was modified relative to this genomic sequence to represent the inferred CDS: substituted 1 base at 1 genomic stop codon): MSKLNKPEEDLQDPGEAQGLVEVQLLGAEVREAASPSASSSTVSSSAPREALPQETLKEMITKLMNFLLLKYRAKELTSQAEMLKKVLKDNQEHXPVVFRQALECLQLVFGVEVTGVYPRKDTYGMIPAPGLTCDEMLSDGQGLPKASLLVLVLSVIMRNGDPTPEEVVWGALSRMGVYVGRENSIFGEPRELLTQVWVGGGYLEYRQVPDSDPARYEFLWGPRAYAETSKEQVMAFVLRVRQRTLRAFPLLSAEAAREEDKEA; the protein is encoded by the coding sequence ATGAGTAAGCTGAACAAGCCCGAGGAAGACCTTCAGGACCCAGGCGAGGCCCAGGGCCTGGTGGAGGTGCAGCTCTTGGGGGCTGAGGTGCGAGAGGCTGCATCCCCCTCGGCCTCCTCCTCCACAGTGTCCTCCTCAGCCCCTCGGGAGGCCTTGCCCCAGGAAACTCTGAAGGAGATGATAACTAAGCTGATGAACTTCCTGCTCCTCAAGTATCGAGCCAAGGAGCTGACTTCCCAGGcggaaatgctgaagaaggtccTCAAGGATAACCAGGAGCACTAGCCGGTGGTTTTCAGACAAGCCTTGGAGTGCCTGCAGCTGGTCTTTGGTGTGGAGGTGACGGGGGTATACCCCAGGAAGGACACCTACGGTATGATCCCTGCCCCGGGCCTCACCTGCGATGAGATGCTGAGCGATGGGCAGGGCCTGCCCAAGGCCAGTCTACTGGTGCTGGTCCTCAGCGTGATCATGAGGAATGGAGACCCCACCCCTGAGGAGGTGGTCTGGGGAGCACTCAGCAGGATGGGGGTGTATGTTGGGAGGGAGAACTCCATCTTTGGGGAGCCCAGGGAGCTGCTGACCCaagtgtgggtgggtggggggtacCTGGAGTACCGGCAGGTGCCTGACAGTGACCCTGCTCGCTATGAGTTCCTGTGGGGTCCCCGGGCCTATGCGGAGACCAGCAAAGAGCAAGTCATGGCATTTGTGCTCAGGGTCCGACAGAGGACTTTGAGGGCCTTCCCACTCCTGTCTGCAGAGGCTGCGAGGGaggaggacaaggaggcctga